One Thioclava sp. ES.031 genomic window, CAGCCTGATCGCGGTGGACGAGGCGCATTGCGTCAGCCAATGGGGCCATGATTTCCGGCCCGATTACCTGCGCATCGGCGAGCTGCGCCGCAGCCTCGGCGTGCCGCTCGCGGCTTTCACCGCGACTGCGGATGAGGAAACCCGGACCGAAATCGTCACGCGCCTGTTCGACGGGCAGGCGCCGGAAAGCTTCCTGCGTGGCTTCGACCGTCCGAATATTCATCTGGCGTTTTCGCCCAAGGATCAGCCGCGCCAACAGATTCTGCGCTTCGCCGCCGCGCGTAAAGGGCAGTCGGGCATCGTCTATTGCGGCACGCGGGCGAAAACCGAGAGTTTGGCCAAAGCGCTGTCCGAGGCCGGGCATCTGGCCTGTCACTATCACGGCGGGATGGAGGCCGATGACCGCCGCGCCGTGGAGACCCGCTTTCAGCGCGAAGACGGGCTGATCGTGGTGGCGACGGTCGCCTTCGGGATGGGCGTCGACAAGCCCGATATCCGCTGGGTCGCCCATGCCGATCTGCCCAAAAGCATCGAGGCTTACTATCAGGAGATCGGTCGCGCGGGACGCGATGGCGCCGCCGCCGAGACGCTGACGCTTTACGGACCCGACGACATCAAGCTGCGCCGGTCCCAGATCGACGAGGGGCTGGCCCCGCCCGAGCGCAAGGAGGCCGATCACGGACGTCTGAACGCGCTGCTGGGTCTGGCCGAGGCAACCGAATGCCGCCGGGTGAAGCTGCTGCGCTATTTCGGCGAAGAGGCCGCGCCCTGCGGGCATTGCGACCTGTGCGATACGCCGCCCGAGCTGTTCGACGGGACAGAGGCCGTGCGCAAGGCTCTGTCCGCCGCGCTGCGCTCGGAAGAGCGGTTCGGCGCGGGGCATCTGATCGAGATCCTGCTGGGCTCGCAGACCGACAAGATCAAGCAATGGGGCCATGACAAGCTGCCGACCTACGGGGTCGGGCGCGATCTGAGCCGCCCGCAATGGCAGGCGGTGTTCCGGCAGATGATGGGGCATGACCTGATCCGGCCCGACGCGTCGCGGCACGGCGCGCTGGTGATGACCCAGACCGCGCATCCGATCCTGCGCGGCGAGCAGTCGATCACCCTGCGTCGCGATCTGGTGGCGAAGGCGAAGACCAAGCATGTGGTCAAGACGCTGGTGAGCGACGACGACGCGCCGCTTCTCTCGGCGCTGAAGGCGAAGCGGCGTGCGCTGGCCGAGGCGCAGGGCGTGCCCGCCTATGTCGTCTTCACCGACCGCACCCTGATCGAGATGGCCGAGAAACGTCCCGGAACGCTCGACGAGATGGCCGGGATCAGCGGTGTCGGTGCGAAGAAGCTGGAAAGCTACGGCACGGAGTTTCTGGAGGTGATCGCGGGCGCGGTGGAAGAGATGCACCCGCTGCGCCGCAAGCTGGCAGGCTCGACCGAGGGGGAGATCTACGACCGTCTGGCCGATGCGCAACGAAATCTCGAACGCGGCGCGGATGGCTATGATCGCCCGCTCTCCTGTTCGGCCTCGACGATCCGCAAGATCGCCGAGACGAAGCCACGCTCGCGCGATGACCTCGCCCGGATTTCGAACCTGCCCGAGGCGAAGCTCGACCGCTTTGCCGAGGCGTTCCTCGCGGTGCTGGCCGACTACCGCTAAGCGGGCTGGTCGATCGCGGGTGGGCGCGCATCTGCGGGGCGGTCCGACAGGATGCGTTCGGTAATCTCACGCTTTTTCAGAGGCTTGGTCAGGTAGTGGTCGATCCCGGCGGCGAGGATGCCCTCGCTGTCGCCCTCCATCGCATGGGCGGTGAGCGCGCAGATCGGCACATGCGCGGAGCCTTCCGCGGCCCGGATTTCGCGCGCTGCCTCGCGCCCGTCCATGCCGGGCATCGAGATGTCCATGAAGATCAGATCGGGCTGGAAACTACGCCACAGCGCGACCGCCTCGTGGCCGTTATTGGCGAAGCGCAGATCGATATCGAGATCCTTCACCATCTTGGAAAAGACCAGCTGATTGGTGCGGTTATCCTCGGCGGCGAGGACGCGCATCGCGCGCCGCTCGGTCAGGTCTGGTGGCGGGCCGGGCGGCGGCGGATCAGGCGTGGCATCGGCCGCCCGCGACAGGTCCTGCAATGCGCGGAACAATTCCGAGCGCAGCACCGGTTTTTGCAGACAGCCGGTGATACCGTCGCCCATCGCGGCCTTCGCCGCCTCCGGGTCGGAACTGAGAAGCAGGATCGGCACGTCACCGCCATCCGCCCGCAGCCTCTGCGCGAGCGCCACCCCGTCGAGTGCGGGCATTTGGTGATCGGTCAGGATCACGTCGAAGGCGCTGCCATCCTCGATCACCTGCAACGCCTCCTCGCCGGAGCGGCAAAGCGTCACCTCCAGCCCGTAGGTCTGCAATTGCCGTTCCAGAATGACGCGATTGACCAGAAGATCGTCGACCACCAGCGCCGCGCGCAGCGTGATTGGCGGGGAGGGGGCGTCGATCGGTTCGACTGGTTCGGCGCGGGGCAGCACCAGTTTGAGGCCGAAACACGAGCCTTCGCCGGGCGCGCTGTCCACCCAGACCTCGCCGCCCATCAGCTCCACCAGTTGGCGGGTGATCGCGAGGCCAAGCCCGGTGCCTTCGAATTTGCGATTACTCTCGGCCTCGACCTGATTGAACTCGCCGAAGACGTGATCGAGCAGTTCGGGCGCGATGCCGATGCCGGTGTCTTCGACCGTGATATGCAGCTCGTAATGACCGGCCTCGCGTTCGACCCCCACGACGCGGGCAAGGACGTGACCGGCATCGGTGAACTTCACCGCATTGCCCAGAAGGTTGGTCAGAATCTGCCGCATCCGCCCGGGATCGGCCTCGAACCGGGTGGGCAGAAACAGGTCGTAATCCACCAGCAGCTTCACCTCGCGGTCCTTGGCGGAGGGCTGCAACAGCACCATGACCTCGTGCAG contains:
- the recQ gene encoding DNA helicase RecQ, which translates into the protein MPAAAAAEAPAELLARVWGFDAFRPGQEEIVRAVIEGRNVLAIMPTGGGKSLCYQLPALAREGVTVVISPLIALMRDQVRALRQAGVEAGALTSGNTEEETEEVFTAIDEGRLKLLYMAPERLASGGAQHLLKRAGVSLIAVDEAHCVSQWGHDFRPDYLRIGELRRSLGVPLAAFTATADEETRTEIVTRLFDGQAPESFLRGFDRPNIHLAFSPKDQPRQQILRFAAARKGQSGIVYCGTRAKTESLAKALSEAGHLACHYHGGMEADDRRAVETRFQREDGLIVVATVAFGMGVDKPDIRWVAHADLPKSIEAYYQEIGRAGRDGAAAETLTLYGPDDIKLRRSQIDEGLAPPERKEADHGRLNALLGLAEATECRRVKLLRYFGEEAAPCGHCDLCDTPPELFDGTEAVRKALSAALRSEERFGAGHLIEILLGSQTDKIKQWGHDKLPTYGVGRDLSRPQWQAVFRQMMGHDLIRPDASRHGALVMTQTAHPILRGEQSITLRRDLVAKAKTKHVVKTLVSDDDAPLLSALKAKRRALAEAQGVPAYVVFTDRTLIEMAEKRPGTLDEMAGISGVGAKKLESYGTEFLEVIAGAVEEMHPLRRKLAGSTEGEIYDRLADAQRNLERGADGYDRPLSCSASTIRKIAETKPRSRDDLARISNLPEAKLDRFAEAFLAVLADYR
- a CDS encoding response regulator, whose amino-acid sequence is MHKAIAEKLAQERRGRLAAEKLLEQKRQELFAANQKLAQHARMLSDQVVEQREGLARALSERETLLGENSRVRNDLERANSLAQIAQARLWHAVNSISDGFAVFDSDLRLVAANQLFLGFFEGEIAIGLGVSYDEVTRIAAESGFFDLQGRDPLDWHFKMCERIRRTEIPPMELRTQDGRWFRLNDTWGAQGDLVTFAQDITSAVAREVELREARDRAEAANRAKSAFLANMSHEIRTPMNGVVGMADLLAETDLTEEQRLFAETIRSSGEALLTIINDVLDYSKIEAERMRLYPEPFDLERCLHEVMVLLQPSAKDREVKLLVDYDLFLPTRFEADPGRMRQILTNLLGNAVKFTDAGHVLARVVGVEREAGHYELHITVEDTGIGIAPELLDHVFGEFNQVEAESNRKFEGTGLGLAITRQLVELMGGEVWVDSAPGEGSCFGLKLVLPRAEPVEPIDAPSPPITLRAALVVDDLLVNRVILERQLQTYGLEVTLCRSGEEALQVIEDGSAFDVILTDHQMPALDGVALAQRLRADGGDVPILLLSSDPEAAKAAMGDGITGCLQKPVLRSELFRALQDLSRAADATPDPPPPGPPPDLTERRAMRVLAAEDNRTNQLVFSKMVKDLDIDLRFANNGHEAVALWRSFQPDLIFMDISMPGMDGREAAREIRAAEGSAHVPICALTAHAMEGDSEGILAAGIDHYLTKPLKKREITERILSDRPADARPPAIDQPA